A section of the Mycolicibacterium anyangense genome encodes:
- a CDS encoding DUF1490 family protein, whose translation MWQAAAAKAATTVVTGVVGVAAYEALKKATARLPLRQTAVTATAAGLRGVRAAEANAERVRLAIGDVVAEAREQIGEEAPAPVAGDAGHDHTH comes from the coding sequence ATGTGGCAGGCTGCAGCCGCGAAAGCGGCGACGACGGTGGTGACCGGGGTGGTCGGGGTGGCCGCGTACGAGGCCCTGAAGAAGGCCACCGCCAGACTTCCATTGCGCCAGACGGCGGTCACCGCGACCGCAGCGGGATTGCGTGGCGTCCGCGCCGCCGAGGCCAACGCCGAACGAGTCCGTCTGGCGATCGGCGACGTGGTGGCCGAGGCCCGTGAGCAGATCGGCGAGGAAGCACCTGCGCCGGTCGCCGGCGACGCCGGCCACGATCACACCCACTGA
- the rpmB gene encoding 50S ribosomal protein L28 → MSARCQVTGREPSFGNSVSHSNRRTSRRWTPNIQLRTYYLPSEGRRVRLRVSAKGIKVIDRDGIEAVVARLRREGQKI, encoded by the coding sequence GTGTCCGCACGTTGCCAGGTCACTGGTCGCGAGCCGAGTTTCGGCAACTCGGTATCGCACTCGAATCGGCGTACCAGCCGTCGCTGGACGCCCAATATCCAGCTCAGGACCTACTACCTGCCCTCGGAAGGCCGCCGGGTGCGGTTACGGGTCAGCGCCAAGGGCATCAAGGTCATCGACCGGGACGGCATCGAGGCCGTTGTCGCCCGGCTGCGTCGGGAAGGACAGAAGATCTGA
- a CDS encoding type B 50S ribosomal protein L31, translating to MKADIHPDYRPVVFQDAGTGATFLTRSTATTSRTIELESADGVRTYPLVVVEVTADSHPFWTGERRVMDVAGQVEKFHRRYGQRS from the coding sequence ATGAAAGCAGACATCCATCCCGACTACCGGCCGGTGGTCTTTCAGGACGCCGGAACCGGCGCCACCTTCCTGACTCGATCCACCGCGACCACGTCGCGCACGATCGAGCTCGAGTCGGCCGACGGTGTGCGGACCTATCCCCTGGTGGTTGTCGAGGTGACGGCCGACTCGCATCCGTTCTGGACCGGCGAGCGCCGCGTCATGGACGTCGCAGGCCAGGTCGAGAAGTTCCATCGGCGTTATGGGCAGCGCTCGTGA
- a CDS encoding lipid-transfer protein, giving the protein MAKAANRVFVVGVGMTKFEKPGSREGWDYPDMARESGTKALEDAGVDYDLVEQGFVGYCSGDSTSGQRALYELGMTGIPIVNVNNNCSTGSTALFLGAQAIRGGLSDCVLALGFEKMQPGSLGGGATDRETPLGRHVKALAEIDEFAFPVAPWMFGAAGREYMREYGATAEHFAKIGYKNHKHSVNNPYAQFQDEYSLEDILAAKMISDPLTKLQCSPTSDGSGAVVLASEKFVDDHGLAGQAVEIVGQAMTTDFASTFDGSARNIIGYDMNVQAARKVYEQSGLGPEDFQVIELHDCFSANELLLYEALGLCGPGEAPKLIDDNDTTYGGRWVVNPSGGLISKGHPLGATGLAQCSELTWQLRGTADKRQVDNVTAALQHNIGLGGAAVVTAYQRAER; this is encoded by the coding sequence ATGGCCAAGGCCGCAAACAGGGTGTTCGTCGTCGGAGTCGGGATGACGAAGTTCGAGAAGCCGGGCAGTCGTGAGGGCTGGGACTATCCGGACATGGCGCGCGAGTCCGGCACCAAGGCACTCGAGGACGCCGGGGTCGACTACGACCTGGTCGAGCAGGGCTTCGTCGGTTACTGCTCGGGTGACTCGACCTCCGGGCAACGGGCCCTCTACGAACTCGGCATGACGGGCATCCCGATCGTCAACGTCAACAACAATTGCTCGACGGGATCGACCGCACTGTTCCTGGGTGCGCAGGCGATTCGCGGCGGGCTGTCGGACTGTGTGCTCGCTCTCGGGTTCGAGAAGATGCAGCCTGGCTCGCTGGGTGGCGGCGCCACCGACCGGGAGACCCCGCTGGGCCGCCACGTCAAGGCGCTGGCCGAGATCGACGAGTTCGCCTTCCCCGTCGCGCCGTGGATGTTCGGCGCGGCCGGCCGCGAATACATGCGCGAATACGGTGCTACCGCAGAGCATTTCGCCAAGATCGGCTACAAGAACCACAAGCATTCGGTGAACAACCCGTACGCCCAGTTCCAGGACGAGTACAGCCTGGAGGACATCCTGGCAGCGAAGATGATCTCCGATCCGCTGACCAAGCTGCAGTGCTCGCCGACCTCGGACGGCTCGGGCGCGGTGGTACTGGCCTCCGAGAAGTTCGTCGACGACCATGGGCTGGCAGGCCAGGCTGTGGAGATCGTCGGCCAGGCCATGACCACCGACTTCGCCTCGACGTTCGACGGCTCGGCCCGCAACATCATCGGCTACGACATGAACGTCCAGGCGGCGCGCAAGGTCTACGAGCAGAGCGGCCTGGGCCCGGAGGACTTCCAGGTCATCGAGTTGCACGACTGCTTCTCGGCCAACGAACTGTTGCTCTACGAGGCCCTCGGCCTGTGCGGGCCCGGTGAGGCACCAAAGCTGATCGACGACAACGACACCACCTACGGCGGTCGCTGGGTGGTCAACCCGTCCGGCGGGCTGATCTCCAAGGGGCATCCGCTGGGTGCGACCGGCCTGGCCCAGTGCAGCGAGCTCACCTGGCAGCTGCGCGGCACCGCCGACAAGCGGCAGGTGGACAACGTGACCGCCGCGCTGCAACACAACATCGGTCTGGGCGGGGCGGCCGTCGTCACCGCCTACCAGCGCGCCGAACGCTGA
- the rpsN gene encoding 30S ribosomal protein S14, protein MAKRSKIVKNERRIAIVARYADRRAELKRIISSPASSADQKTAAQAELARQPRDASAVRVRNRDAVDGRPRGHLRKFGLSRVRVRELAHLGQLPGVRKSSW, encoded by the coding sequence ATGGCCAAACGGTCCAAGATCGTCAAGAACGAGCGGCGCATCGCGATCGTCGCCAGATATGCCGACCGCCGCGCCGAACTGAAGCGCATCATCTCCTCACCGGCCAGCTCGGCTGACCAAAAGACCGCTGCGCAAGCCGAATTGGCGCGCCAACCACGCGATGCCAGCGCGGTCCGGGTGCGCAACCGCGACGCCGTGGACGGTCGCCCCCGTGGACACCTGCGCAAGTTCGGCCTGTCCCGGGTGCGGGTGCGCGAGCTGGCCCACCTGGGGCAGCTTCCGGGAGTGCGGAAGTCGAGTTGGTGA
- the mrf gene encoding ribosome hibernation factor-recruiting GTPase MRF — MRTPVLLVAGQGDTDALVRVLLRHERTLVVRHRFDGHVVRRLVSTLRNGILTTAEAALELAHGCVSCTVRKDLLVLLRRLHRRDDVDRIVVHLDQWLEPEPICWAINHVRVQMGPGYTDGPAARDVEITGVITAVDTDHWLAEALGDEDLDDGRTVAQVAVGQVEFADIVVAPQLDTRTLAVLRRLAPRAWIIQTEEHVQEAVANLDDNARRGTSDDPCGPLLAGQPPLDADGDVGIVEFEANRPFHPLRLHDAIDVLFSGVVRTRGRLWLASQPEQMMYLESAGGGLRVTSGGKWLAAMDDSELAYVETERRALSALIWDEQYGDRHTSMAALACGADPAEITTVLAGALLTDDEMADPQLWAHFDDPFGDWHEDPCDESVVHAELGTATYDFDEER; from the coding sequence GTGCGGACCCCGGTACTGCTGGTTGCGGGCCAAGGCGACACCGATGCCCTCGTCAGAGTCCTGCTCCGGCACGAGCGAACCCTGGTCGTGCGGCACAGATTCGACGGTCACGTCGTCCGCCGACTGGTGAGCACGCTGCGCAACGGGATCCTCACGACGGCTGAAGCCGCCCTGGAACTCGCGCACGGCTGCGTGTCCTGCACAGTGCGCAAGGACCTCCTGGTCCTGCTGCGCCGGCTGCACCGGCGTGACGATGTCGACCGGATCGTCGTACACCTGGACCAGTGGCTGGAGCCCGAGCCGATCTGCTGGGCGATCAACCATGTCCGGGTTCAGATGGGCCCCGGGTACACCGACGGCCCGGCGGCACGCGATGTCGAGATCACCGGCGTCATCACGGCTGTGGACACCGACCACTGGCTGGCCGAGGCGTTGGGCGACGAGGACCTCGACGACGGGCGGACCGTGGCACAGGTGGCCGTCGGACAAGTCGAGTTCGCCGACATCGTGGTGGCGCCGCAGCTGGACACCCGGACGCTGGCCGTCCTGCGGCGGCTGGCCCCGCGGGCCTGGATCATCCAGACCGAGGAGCACGTGCAGGAGGCGGTCGCCAATCTCGACGACAACGCCCGGCGCGGCACCAGCGACGATCCGTGCGGTCCGCTCCTGGCCGGCCAGCCCCCCTTGGACGCCGACGGCGACGTCGGGATCGTCGAGTTCGAGGCGAACCGGCCGTTTCATCCACTGCGGTTGCACGACGCGATCGACGTCCTGTTCAGCGGCGTGGTCCGCACCCGCGGCCGGCTCTGGCTGGCCAGCCAGCCGGAGCAGATGATGTACCTGGAATCCGCCGGCGGAGGGCTGCGCGTCACCTCCGGCGGGAAATGGCTTGCTGCCATGGATGATTCAGAGCTGGCCTACGTCGAGACCGAACGCCGGGCGCTGTCAGCACTGATCTGGGACGAGCAGTACGGCGACCGGCACACGTCGATGGCGGCGCTGGCCTGTGGCGCCGACCCCGCCGAGATCACCACCGTGCTGGCCGGCGCCCTGCTGACCGACGATGAAATGGCCGACCCACAGCTGTGGGCCCATTTCGACGATCCGTTCGGCGACTGGCACGAGGACCCCTGTGACGAGTCGGTCGTACACGCCGAACTCGGCACTGCAACCTACGATTTCGATGAGGAGCGATGA